From the Finegoldia magna ATCC 29328 genome, the window ACATTGAAGAAATCTTGACATCTTTTCCAGTTCTTGCCAATGCAAACATTTCGTCAAGTCCAACTCCAAGACGATTTGCCATTACTTCCAAAAATTTTCCAGTACCAGCAGAACATTTATCATTCATTATGAAATCTTCCACCATACCATTTTTATAGCTTATCGCTTTTGTGTCTTGTCCCCCAATATCGATAATAGTCATGTCAGTGTCGTTGAAAAAACTTGCACCTTTTGCGTGGCATGTTATTTCTGTAACAACTTTGTCCGCAAATGGAACAGAAACTCTTCCGTATCCCGTAGCGACAACTTTGCTATTATCTTCGTTAACCCCATTTGATTCAAGCCATTCTTTTATAGTTTTGCTTGTTTCAACAGAACTCCATCCTGTTGGCATAACTTTCTTGAATACAATTTCTTTTTTTGAATCATCCAACACAACTACCTTTGAAGCAGTTGATCCGATATCAATTCCTACATAATACATATTTATCACCAATTTCATTATAACATCAAATAAAACCTTTTTATGATTTATAGAATCATTCAATAAATAACTGGTTATTTATAGGAAATTTTTATAAATAAAAAAGCCCTGAAAATTAATTTCAAGGCTTGACTTGCTATCCTATAACTATAATATTTCCCCACCATCTAAAAATTGATTGTGATAATTCATTTGCAGCGTATAATCTGTCTTTTCCTTTTGGTTGTCCATTAAAGTACATTTCTCCCCAATTGTTTGGATCGTAAACTTCAAAATACAATCTATTATTGATATGAGTGTATCCTTTGACAACTAAGAAATGTCCTCCTTGGTAATTATAAAATCTACCGATGTTTGAGTTATTGTTGTTATTAAAAGAAATAAATCCAGTATTTACGCATACAATTGCTATATTTCCGTTATCCAAAATATCTGTCAACGTATCTTCTCCATTGTAAGCAATTGTACGATTTGGAATTCTTTGATCATTTAAATATCTTGATACTGTGTTTGTTGACCACCATCCACCTTGCATAGGATAACGATCTCTTGCATCTTCAGCACTTGCATCTGTATTTCTGTTGAACCATTTTTCTACCATTACACTTGAAGATGGACCACAATTTGAGTTGCTAGCCCAGCCAGTATTTCCTTGATCTATGTACCAATTATAGTTTCTATCGTTGTGTACTTCTTGTCTTACTGCGACTGTAAAAGTAGGTGTTACTAAAACTACGATTGCCATTAAAAGCATTAATATTTTTTTGCTAAATTTCTTCATATTTTTACTCCTTTAATTTTATTTTTAAAAAGAAGACGTTTTACTTATATTTATAACCTCCTTATTTTATTTTTCTTCTTTTTATTAGCTAAATTATTTGATTTTATAACAATTAATTTCATAATTCTATGTAATTTCTTTAATTATGTTATCGTTTACAATAAAAGTATAACACTTAATTTTAAAATATGAAATAATTTTTAGCAAAAAAATAGTAGCGCATTTAAAAATGCACTACTCATTTATTTTTTATTTAAAATAATGGCCAAATTATTCTTAAAACGAATACTATTGCCAAGATATACATCAAAATTGAAATATCTTTTCTTTTTCCTGCTAATAATTTAATCAATACATAGCTTATCATTCCAAAAGAAATTCCTTCTGCGATTGAATAACAAAATGGCATTGCAATTATTGTTATAAATGCTGGAATTGCTTCCGAGTAATCGTAAAAGTCGATTTCTTTTATAGAACTTAACATAAATAATCCTACGATTACCAATGCAGGTCCTGTTGCTTGTGCAGGAATCATTCCAAACACTGGGAACAAGAATAAGCTTAGGAAGAAAAAGAATGCTGTCGACAAAGCTGTAAGACCGCTTCTTCCACCTTCTGCAACTCCTGATGCTGATTCAACAAATGTAGTTACTGTACTTGTTCCAAGCAAAGCACCAGCTGTTGTACCAATTGCATCTGCTAATAATGCAGGAGAAGCTTCTTTTAATTTTCCTTGTTCATCCAACATTCCAGCTTTTGCACTAACTCCTACCAAAGTTCCAACGGTATCAAAAATATCTACAAATAAGAATGTGAACACTACTGTGAACATATCGAAAGTAAATATCTTGTCGAATTGAATTTGAAAAGCTACCGGAGCTAATGATGGTGGCAATGTTATTGGAGATCCACCTTGGTATTTTGACACTCCCAAAATCAACGCCAAAATTGTTGATGCCAAAATCCCATACATTAACGCTCCTTTGATTTCTCTAGCCAAAAGCCATGCGATAATGAATAATCCTACAACGAAAACTACACTTTCTCTGCTCAATAGATTTCCTAATTGTAAAACAGTACCTTCACCTTTTAAAATAATTCCTGAATTTACCAAACCAACTAACGCTATAAAAAGTCCAATTCCACAACTAACTGCTTTTTTCAAATTAATTGGAATCGCATCAAAAATCATTTCTCTTACTTTAAATAGTGAGAGAATTAAAAATATAATACCTTCTAAAAATACTGCAGTAAGTGCAAATTGCCAAGTATAGCCTAATGTTTTAACAACTGTAAATGTAAAAAATGCATTAAGTCCCATACCTGGAGCAAGTCCAAATGGTAAGTTAGCTAGAAAAGCCATGCAAATCATTGCAATTATACTTGCAACTACACTAGCCGTAAAAACACCGCCCTTGTCCATTCCAGTTTGGCTCAACATTTGTGGATTTACTGCTAAGATATAACTCATAGTCATAAACGTAGTAAATCCTGCCATTAATTCTGTCTTTACATCTGTCTTCTTCTCAGTTAAACGAAATCTTTTTTCTAAAAAATCCAAGTTTTCCCTCCTTAATTTTTATCAAAATCTTCGTATTCCAATTGTTTATCTTCCCAATCTGAATACAAAGAATTTTTCTCAGCGTTAAGATTTTCTAATTCTTCATTTAATTCAAGAATTTTTTTCGGATCATCGTAAATGTCATTTTGACAAAAAATATCTTCAATTTCTTTGATTCTCTCATCAATTTTATCAATATTTGATTCGATAGTCTCGATTTGTTTCCTTAATTTTTTAAGATTATTAGTAATAGCTCGTTGTTTTTTCTTTTCCTTAACAGCGGCAGTTTTGTTCAAACTTTCTTCTGTTTCATCTGTTTTAGAATCATTTATTTTTTCCTGATAATAATCGTAATTTCCAAGGAAAGTCGTCGCTTTGTCTTTTTCTAATACAATAATTTTATCACAAACTCTATTTAAAAAATATCTATCGTGGCTAATTACGAAAACCGTACCCTCGTAATTTATTAAAGAATCTTCCAAACTTTCCTTTGAGTCAATATCCAAGTGATTAGTAGGTTCGTCCAGTAATAAAAAATTTGATTTTGAAAGCATCAACTTCAATAACGATACACGCGCCTTTTCTCCGCCACTCAAATCTTCAATCAGTTTGAAGATATCGTCTCCAACAAAATTCATAATAGCAAAAGCACTTCTGATTTCGTAGTGAGTCATTTTGGGATATTCGTCCCAAATTTCATCGATAATTGTGTTTTTGTCGTTCAAATAAATTTGTTCTTGGTCGAAATATCCGATATTAACATTAGATCCTAATCTGAATTTTCCTGAAGTTGGTTTTAATTTTTTAGTTATAATATTAAATAAAGTCGTTTTACCAACCCCATTTGCTCCGATTAGTCCAACTCTTTCTTCCTTATATATATCTAAGTTACAGTTCTCAAAAATTAACTTGTCGTCAATTTTTTTGGACAAATCTTCAACCATCAACACGTCTTTGCCGCTTGGCGAGGATATTTTGAATTTTATTCCAAATGTTCCGTCATCGTAAGTAGGCTTATCCATTAGTTTCATTTTATCTAGAAGTTTTTTTCTGGATTGTCCTTGCTTATTCTTTTTCGCATTATCAGTACTTGTATATTTTTCAACGATTTCAAGTTGTCTCTTGTACTCACGTTGCTGATTTTCGTATGTTTTACGTTGAATATCCATGTAGATTTTTCTTTGTTTCATAAAACCAGTGTAATCTGTTTCGTAAGTTTTGATGGTTCTATTTTCCATGTGAAAAATCCTGTTTACAATTCCATCTAAGAAATATCTATCGTGAGAGATTATAACGCAAGCACCTTTGTAATTTTTTAGAAAAGTTTCCAAAAACTCGATAGCTTTGATATCCAAATGGTTGGTAGGTTCGTCTAATAATAATACGTCGCATTTTTGAAGAAGAAGTTTTGCGAGCATTATTCGTGATTTTTGACCACCACTGAAATTAGTGACGTTTTTGTCCAAATCATCATCCGAAAATCCCAGGCCCTTTAATGTGCCTCTGATTTCAGAATCGTAGAGATATCCCCCCATTGATTCGAATCTTTCCAAATCTCTGTGGTATTTGTTCATCAAATCTTCCAAATCTTCAGCATCATTCATTTGATTTTCGTATTCTCGAAGTTTGTTCTCCAATCTCAATACTTCTGAAAAAACACTCAAACATTCTTCGTACAAACTATTACTTGAATCAAATGAATTGTGTTGCTTCAAGTATCCTATTTTCAAATCATTTTTAATGAACAAATCCCCACTGTCTTTTGATAATTCTCCTGTCAAAATATTAAACAAAGTGGATTTGCCAGCACCATTTATTCCTATGATTCCAATTTTATCATTGTCGTTAATGTTAAAAGTCACTTTTTCCAAAATGCTTTTATCTAAGAAAGATTTTTCTATGTCTTTTGCGCCTATTAGAATCATTTTTTCACTTCCTAACTAAACAGTCAATCAACCCAATGATGAGTTAATTGACCTTATTTTTTTAAAGATGACACAACTTTATTTGAATCTACATCTATAAGTTTGATTTCATCTTCATCTATTATTGCGATTGATTTGACACCGTCTTTTGGAATCGAAGGGCTTCCAGGATTTAACAAAATAACTCCGTCTTTTTCTTCCAAAACTTTTACATGAGTGTGTCCTGTTATCACGATATCGCAATTATTCGCATTGGCAATCCTAATTCTATTGTCTTCATCTTCTTCATATCCATGAATTGTGAAAATTCTATATTTGCCAAGATTTAATATTCTATGCTTTTGTGTCAAATCGTGTTCAATTACCATTTGATCTACATCGCTGTCGCAATTTCCTCTAGTATAGATTACATTATCCATAGATTTGAAAATAACCGCCAAATCTTTTGGATTGTAATCTTCTGGAAGAGCATTACGAGGTCCATGATACAAAACATCTCCCAGATGCAAAATCGTATCGCAATCTTTTAAAATCTCAAGAGCTTTTTTTGTATTGTCCAAAGATCCATGAGTGTCGCTAATTACGCCTATTTTCATTAGATTAATACCTCATCCAAAATTTCTTTTACATTACTTGTAAAATAGAATTTGATTTTTTGTCTTATTTTAGGATCAATATCTTGTATATCTCTCTTGTTTTCTTTCGGCAAGAACACTTTATTGATTCCGTATCTGTGAGCAGCCAATACTTTTTCCTTAACTCCACCAATTGCCAAAACCCTTCCTGTAAGTGTTATTTCTCCGGTCATTGCAAAATCGTGTTTTACTTTTCTTCCTGTCAATGCACTAACCAAAGCTGTAACCATTGTAACACCTGCTGATGGGCCGTCTTTTGGAACAGCTCCTTCTGGAACGTGAATGTGAATATCTTTTTCTTTGTAGAATTCACCTTTTATTCCCAAAGCTTCTTGATTGCTTCTGATATATGAAATAGCAGCCATGGCCGATTCTTTCATTACATCTCCAAGTTTTCCTGTAAGTTGTGTTTTGCCGCTACCATCCATTACATTCGCTTCAATTGTAAGAATTACTCCGCCAACTTGTGTCCATGCTAATCCATTTACAACTCCAACTGTATCTTCTCTTGGAATTTCATCATCTAAAACTAATTTAGATCCCAAGAATTTTTCCAAATTTTTATTGTTAACTACAACTTTTTTTACATCGTCTTTTACGATTTTTACCACAGCTTTTCTGATAACTTTCCCGATATTTCTTTCAAGCTCTCTTACTCCACTTTCTCTAGTGTAGTTGTTTATAATTGTATAAATAGCATCTCTTGTGATGTGAAATTGTGATTTATCCATTCCATTTTCTTTTAATTGACGCGGAAGCAAATATCTATTAGCAATTTCAAATTTTTCAGAATCTGTGTAGCTTGTAACTCTGATAACTTCCATTCTATCTAACAATGCATCTGGGATTTGTTCTTGTGAGTTGGCAGTTGTAATAAATAAAACATCTGACAAATCCACAGGGATTTCGATGTAATTATCTGTAAATTCGCTGTTTTGTTCTGGGTCTAAAACTTCCAATAAAGCACTTGCAGGATCTCCTCTAAAATCAGAAGCTAACTTATCAATTTCATCCAATAAAAATACTGGATTTAATTTCTTAGCTTTTTGCAATTGAGTTATAATTCTTCCTGGCATCGCACCAATATAAGTTTTTCTGTGACCTCTAATTTCTGCTTCATCGCGCACACCACCCAATCTCATTGATACAAATTTTCTGTTAGTAGCATCAGCGATTGATCTTGCAATTGAAGTTTTACCAACTCCTGGAGGTCCAACCAAACAAAGTATAGGCCCTTTTAATGATCCTGTCATTTTCTTAACTGCCAAGTATTCCAAAATTCTTTTTTTCACATCTTCAAGTCCAAAATGACCATCGTTTAATACTTTTTCTGCAACCTTCAAATCAATTGAACTTTTTGATTTTTTATTCCAAGGAATATCCAATACTTGATCAATGTAATTTCTAATCACAGTACTTTCAGGATTATTTGGATTCATAGAAGATAATCTGTTGATTTCTTTTAAAACGTGTTCTTCAGAATCTTTTTTGAGTTTTAGTTTTTTAACCCTATTAGCATAATCGTCAGTATCTTCGATATCATATTCTTCTCCCAATTCCATCTTAATTTGACGCAATTGTTCTTGAAGGAAATATTCTTTTTGTGTATCAGAAATTTCTTTGTTTGTTCTTTCTTCGATATCTTCTTTTATCTTCAAAAATTCAATTTCTTTGATTACAAATTTGTACACCAATTCAATTCTTTCATCCATATCCAAAGTTTCTAATAACAAAATAGAATCCTTGTCATTTAATGAAATAAGCATTGCAATTGTATCTATTAAAGAACTAGGATCTTCTTCATTTAAAAGACCGCCGAGTAAATCTTGTGGTAATGGTTTTTTGATAATTTCCGCCAAACTTTCAAACGAAGAAATAATCATCCTAATCATAGTCAATGATTTATCTGTTGGATGATATTTTGTCTTATCGTACTCCATAACTTCTACGTTTGCTTCTAGGAAACTGTCGTTTTCCACAAAGTCTACGATTTTCGCTCTATCATAAGCTTCTACCAAAACTCTTATATTTCCATTTGGCATTTTAATTGTTTGTTTAATACTTGCAAGAACTCCTGTATGATAAAAATCTTCCTTTGTAATGTTTTCTAACATTGGGTCTTTTTGAGTACAAATAAAAATCTCAGAATTTCTGAGCAAACTAGCATTTAAAGCATTTAATGAAACTTCCCTTCCAACTTCGAAATGTTGGATATTATTTGGAAACAACCACAAACCACGCAACGCGATTATTGGAAGTTTCTTTTCTGATATTGTATAGTATTCTTTCATCAAACTCCTCTTTCGAATTTAATCTATTGATAAAAATAGCTCACCTTACGTGAGCTATTTGTGTTATTTATTATTTGTTTTAAAAACAAGTTTTGGGTCTTTTCCTTCTAGTACACTTTCTTTTGTCAAAATAACTTTTGAAATGTCTTGTCTTGATGGTAGCTCAAACATAATATTCATCAAAGATTTTTCTATTATTGTTCGCAAACCTCTGGCGCCTGTTTTTCTATCGTAAGCTAATTTTGCAATAGCTTTCAATGCATCTTCATCAAATTCAAGCTCAACATCATCCATTTTGAATAATTCTTGATATTGTTTGATAACCGCATTTTTAGGTTCCAAAAGTATTCGAATTAAAGCTTGTTCATCTAGTTCATCAAGTGTAACTAAAACTGGAATTCTTCCTACAAATTCAGGAATTAAACCGAATTTAATCAAATCTTCTGGTCTAAAATCTTTGAACAACTCAGAAATTTTCTTGTGTTCATTATCTCCCAAATCCGCACCAAAACCTATCGATTTTGTTTCTGTTCTTCTTTCGATTATTTTTTCTAAGCCTTCAAAAGCTCCGCCAACAATGAATAAAATATTTCTCGTATCTACTTGAATATATTCTTGGTTAGGATGCTTTCTTCCACCTTGTGGTGGTACGTTACAAATTGTACCTTCAACTATTTTTAGTAAAGCTTGTTGTACGCCTTCTCCGCTAACATCTCTAGTGATGGAAGGATTTTCGCTTTTTCTAGTAATTTTGTCGATTTCGTCGATATAGATGATCCCTTGTTCTGCTTTTTCGATATCGTAATCTGCCGCTTGAATAAGCTTCAAAATCACATTTTCTACATCTTCTCCGACATATCCAGCTTCTGTAAGACTAGTTGCATCGGCAATAGCAAAAGGAACATCTAATATCTTGGCTAATGTTTCTGCCAAAAGTGTTTTACCACTTCCAGTCGGACCCACCAATAAAATATTCGATTTTTGTAATTCTACATCATTGTTCATTAGATTAGAATTAATTCTTTTGTAATGATTATATACCGCAACAGCCAAGGCTTTCTTGCCTTCTTCTTGTTTGATTACATAATCATCAAGCACATCCTTGATTTCGATTGGCTTAGGCAAATCAATTCTTTCTTGGATATTATCTACATCTTTGAATTCTTCTTCGATTATGCTATTGCATAATGAAACACATTCATCGCAAATAAAAACTCCAGGTCCAGCAATTAATTTTTTTACTTCATCTTGTGATTTCCCGCAAAAAGAACATTTATATTGATTTTCGTTTTTTGGCATAAATATTTCCTTATTTAGAAGTATATATAACTTCGTCTATCAATCCATACTCTTTTGCTTCTTCTGCTGTTAGTATGAAATCTCTGTCTGTATCTCTTTCAATTTTTTCTAGAGGTTGTCCAGTTCTTTCAGATAATATCTTGTTTAATAATTCTCTCTTCTTCAAAATATTCTTAGCGTGAATTTCGATATCACTAGCTTGTCCTTGCGCTCCTCCAAGTGGTTGATGGATTAAAGTATCTGCGTTTGGAAGTGCATATCTTTTTCCTTTTGCTCCACTTGTTAGAAGAATTGCGCCCATACTAGCAGCCATACCAACACAGATAGTTGAAACATCTGGTTTAACGTATTGCATAGTATCGTAAATTGCTAATCCTGCACTTACAGAACCGCCTGGTGAATTAATATATAATTGAATATCCTTTTTAGGATCTTCACTTTCTAAGAACAATAATTGAGCTATAACAAGATCCGCCATCTGATCATTAACTTCGCCTGTAACGAAAATAATTCTTTCTTTTAAAAGTCTAGAGAAAATATCATAAGATCTTTCGCCTCTATTACTTTGTTCTACAACCATTGGTACTAAAGATGGCATATTAATAACCTCCTATTATTAATTCTAATATATTGAAATATTATTTATCTTCTTTTTCTTCAGCTTTTTTAATTTCGAATTTAGTGTTTTCTACTAATTTTTCTAAAGCTTTCTTTCTCTTGATGTCTTCTTTTAAGAATTCAACATTTGGGCTGTTTTTGAATTCTTCGATGAATTTTTCTTCATCGTCTTTTCCATAAACCTTAGCGAATTCTTTTAATTGTTCATCTAATTCTTCATCTGTAGATTCGATTGCTTCTTTTTCGATATATTTTTCTAATACCAAATCGCCCTTAACTTTTAATTCAGCGTTAGCTCTTAATTCGTTTTTAACATCTTCTTCTGAAGTGTTAGTGATTTGGAAGTATTGATCTGTATTTAAGCCCATTTGTTGAACTCTTCTTGCAAAATCTTGGAATTGACGATTAACTTCGTTGTCAATCATAGATTCTGGAACTGAAATTTCAGTAGCTTCAATCAAAGCTTCTACAGCTTTGTTTTGTTTTTCAACTAATTGTCTTTGTTCGTTGTCTTTTTCTAAGTGTTCTTTGATGTCTTTCTTGTATTCATCAAGAGTATCGAATTCAGAAACGTCTTTTACGAATTCATCATCTAATTCAGGTAATACTTTTTCTTTGATTGAATTGATTTTACATTCAAACTTAGCATCTTTTCCCTTTAAAGAATCTTCGTGGTAATCTTCTGGGAATTTAACATTAACATCAAATTCATCTCCAGCATTGTGACCTACGATTTGTTCTTCAAATCCTGGAATAAATGTGTGTGAACCTAAAACTAATTCGTAATCTTCAGCTTCTCCACCATCAAATGCTTTATCATCTACAAAGCCTTTGAAATTGATAGAAACAGTGTCGTTTTCTTTAGCTTCTCTTCCTTCAACTTCTTGAACTCTTGCGTTTGATTCTAATTCGTGGTTGACTTTCATATCAACATCAGAATCAGTTACTTTGAATTCTTCGATTTCTGCTGAAAGCTTAGAATAATCACCTAATTCAAATTCTGGTTTTAAATCAACAGTGAATTTTACTTTTACATCATTGTTTTCAGTAATATCATCAAGATCGATGTCAGGTTGAGAAACTGGTTCTAATTCTAATTCTTCGATAGCTTTTTCGTAAATTCCTGGTAATAAAAGATTTACAGCATCTTCGTAGAATAAACCTTCACCGTAAGCTCTTTCCAACATTTTTCTTGGAACTTTACCTTTTCTAAATCCTTTTAAACTAAATCTAGATCTATTCTTTTTGTAACTTTCCTCAATTGCGTTATTGAAATCTTCTGCAGGTATTTCACATGTGAATACCGCTTGGTTATTTTCTTTACTTACAAGCACTGCGCTCATACTTTCCTCCTAATTTTTATTTAAAACTTAAATTAATTTCACTTAAAATAGAAATTCCAGGTAATATTATACCCTAAATACCATTTTTTTTAAAGTTTTTTAGCTAAAATGATTAAAAAAGTGTTATTTTTGTTCAACTTTGTAGTATAAATCTAATTTTTTTGCTAATTTTTCAAAATTTTCTTGCGTTTTGCCAATATAAACACCATTTTGTATTGATGTTGTAAGAAGTTTATTAGTAGTTTTGTCTACATTTCCTTCATTTACCAAAATATTTACGTAATTTTTTTGTAGACCAACATAAGACGCCAATAAAGATGTTCTAATATCTTTATACTCTGTGAAGATAATCTTCGAGTATTTTATATTGGAATTTTGTGCATAGTTTGCATCATAAACAGATCTGTAATCATTTCGTGTGACCTTGAATCCATTTTGCTTTAACTTCTCATCGTATTCACTACTTATCATTGAAGTTGGTTGATCAATCAAAATATTTGAAATACCTTTATTAATAGCAAATTTTATAATGGAATCGTCAAATTTCTTACCAGATACAAATGTAATCGCATATCCATTTTTTAAATAGTATCCCATCTTTGCCTGAATAAAATTAAAATTAGACATATCGCTAAGAACCAACGTATCGGTAGGGTTAAGATTAGTGTTTTCTTTGATGACATTCTTTGATACCTCTGCGCGATTTTTCCCATCAATTCTCGAAACCAACAAACCACTCAATTTCAAATTATCAGAAATCTCTTCTGAAACTGATTTTGGACCACCGATAATATACACATTTTTTGCTTTCAGTCTATTTACTTCTTTTAATATAGGACTTTCCTTCTTTATATATGCTCCATCATTTTGAATAAACAAAATCGCCGCCTTGTTCTTATACGCAAAACTTAGTGCCGAAATTATATCACTTTCTTTTTTTTCATTTACAATAACCAAATTGGGGTTTTTATCATAAACTTCTGCGGTCAATTTCTCTGATAAATTTGAACAGTCTTCCTCAATTATTTTGTCCAGAACAACATTCGTATCACAGAAAGATTTTGTTGATAAAAACAATAAGCACATACACAAAAATAAAATTCTTTTCATATTTACCTCTTTATTAATTATATATTAAAATCAAAACAAATTGCAAAAATATATCAATTGTTGCAAATTTCTGCAATTTAGTTATATAATTAGTTAGTACTATCAAAAATGATGAAAGGAATTGTATATGTTCGTATTGGAATCAAAATTGATAAAGGCAGTTCAGATAAAATCAAATGAAGAATCTCACGAATTAGCCGATAAAATATTAAAAAACTGGGAAGAAACTGAAACTAATATTAGATCCCAAAAGAACACAATTATTCAATTGCTAGGGATATTTTGTTGGAATCAGGTTAAAAATATAAGTGATCCTGAAAGTCTAAAATATAATGAAATCGAAAAAAACAAATTATTAAATAAATTAGATCGCGATGATTCAGAAAATTTAAATGAAATATTTCATGAAATCGTTGAGTATTATACAACAAATCAAAATATATTTACTAAAGGCTGTGAAAATCCTTTAATCAAAAGAACTTTGGATTATATTTACAACAATAGCGAACAAAAAATTTCACTGGAAGTGTTATCTGATCATTTGCATATATCTAAAAGTTATTTGTCGACATTGATTTGCCAAAACACCGGCACTACACTTCCAAATATTTTGGCAACTTTCAGAATTGAAAAAAGCCTCCTGCTTTTGACTTACACTGACAAATCAATCAGCGAAATATCAAAAGAATTGGGCTTCCAATCAGATTCTTATTTTTGCCAACAATTTAAAAATATAAAACAAATCACACCTAAAAAGTTCAGAACAATAACAAAGCGTGACCTTTATTAAGGCCACGCTTTTTTTTATTGTTTATCGTAATCTTTAGAATGTGGACAAGAACTGGATCCACAATCACAGCTGCCACCTTTTT encodes:
- the tig gene encoding trigger factor, with amino-acid sequence MSAVLVSKENNQAVFTCEIPAEDFNNAIEESYKKNRSRFSLKGFRKGKVPRKMLERAYGEGLFYEDAVNLLLPGIYEKAIEELELEPVSQPDIDLDDITENNDVKVKFTVDLKPEFELGDYSKLSAEIEEFKVTDSDVDMKVNHELESNARVQEVEGREAKENDTVSINFKGFVDDKAFDGGEAEDYELVLGSHTFIPGFEEQIVGHNAGDEFDVNVKFPEDYHEDSLKGKDAKFECKINSIKEKVLPELDDEFVKDVSEFDTLDEYKKDIKEHLEKDNEQRQLVEKQNKAVEALIEATEISVPESMIDNEVNRQFQDFARRVQQMGLNTDQYFQITNTSEEDVKNELRANAELKVKGDLVLEKYIEKEAIESTDEELDEQLKEFAKVYGKDDEEKFIEEFKNSPNVEFLKEDIKRKKALEKLVENTKFEIKKAEEKEDK
- a CDS encoding cell wall-binding repeat-containing protein; the protein is MKRILFLCMCLLFLSTKSFCDTNVVLDKIIEEDCSNLSEKLTAEVYDKNPNLVIVNEKKESDIISALSFAYKNKAAILFIQNDGAYIKKESPILKEVNRLKAKNVYIIGGPKSVSEEISDNLKLSGLLVSRIDGKNRAEVSKNVIKENTNLNPTDTLVLSDMSNFNFIQAKMGYYLKNGYAITFVSGKKFDDSIIKFAINKGISNILIDQPTSMISSEYDEKLKQNGFKVTRNDYRSVYDANYAQNSNIKYSKIIFTEYKDIRTSLLASYVGLQKNYVNILVNEGNVDKTTNKLLTTSIQNGVYIGKTQENFEKLAKKLDLYYKVEQK
- the clpP gene encoding ATP-dependent Clp endopeptidase proteolytic subunit ClpP, translating into MPSLVPMVVEQSNRGERSYDIFSRLLKERIIFVTGEVNDQMADLVIAQLLFLESEDPKKDIQLYINSPGGSVSAGLAIYDTMQYVKPDVSTICVGMAASMGAILLTSGAKGKRYALPNADTLIHQPLGGAQGQASDIEIHAKNILKKRELLNKILSERTGQPLEKIERDTDRDFILTAEEAKEYGLIDEVIYTSK
- a CDS encoding helix-turn-helix transcriptional regulator, whose translation is MFVLESKLIKAVQIKSNEESHELADKILKNWEETETNIRSQKNTIIQLLGIFCWNQVKNISDPESLKYNEIEKNKLLNKLDRDDSENLNEIFHEIVEYYTTNQNIFTKGCENPLIKRTLDYIYNNSEQKISLEVLSDHLHISKSYLSTLICQNTGTTLPNILATFRIEKSLLLLTYTDKSISEISKELGFQSDSYFCQQFKNIKQITPKKFRTITKRDLY